The Candidatus Omnitrophota bacterium genome includes the window GATAAAGATCGTGGAGGATGCGGGTTTCAGCGTCAATGTGGTCGATGTGGACAGTTTTGCCCTCACAAACGCGTTTCTTAAGAATTTCACCTCCATAGAGCCGGCTAAAACCATAGCTCTTATCAATGTGGGGGCTGTATATACGAATCTTGTAATATTGAGGGGAGGAGTCATATCGTTCGTCAGGGATCTGGCGATAGGCGTGAATGACTTTTGCCAGACGATTTCTAAAAAGTGCGGCGTCAACCTGGAACTCTCCGACTGGTCTAAAGGCGTTTCGGCCGAGAAATCGGCCGAAGTCGCTCTTTCGGCGAAGTCCGCTCTCGCAGGTCTTGTAGATGAGATAAAACTCTCTTTCGGATATCATGAAAACCAGAGCGGCAGAGGCATAGATGAGATACATATATCCGGCGGAGGCGCGGGTTTTATCGGACTGGAAGAGGCATTTAACGACACTTTCGGGTCCAAGCCGGCGCGGTGGAACCCTTTTCAGTTTCTAAATATAGATCCCTCCATAGTCAACGCTGATGAAATAGCCGGGACAAACGGCTCTTTTGCCGTTTGCGCCGGACTTGCGCTGAGAGGAGGCCTATGATAGAGATAAATCTGCTTCCGCAGGAACTCAGGAAGAAACCTCCGATTTTTTCCGGGCTGGATTTTAAAGGAATCGATATAAAGAGCATCCCGATACTCAAGATAGCCGCCGGCATAGGCGCTGGGCTAGTCCTGATGCAACTGGCGGTTTTTCTGTTCGGGATAATTTCAAGCATTGAGCTTGCTTCGACTACCAAAAAATACAACGCGATATTGCCGGAAAAGAGAGAGGCGGACATATTGAAGGCGAAAGTAGCCGATATCAATAAGAGATCCGGCGCTATCGACGAGCTGATGGTGAAGCGGTTTAGCTGGGCCAGGAAGATCAATCTCTTAAGCGATTGCATGACCCCCGGGATATGGCTCTCGGAGCTTTACTATGATGAACGTCCGGTTCCAGGCCAGGCCAAGACGGCTATGCCCGGAGCGCTTGTGATGAGCGGATACGCTTCCGGAGTTGGCGAGCAGGGAGCCGCCCTTATAGGAAAATTTATAAAAAGTCTGCAGGATAATAAAGATTTCTATTCAGATGTCGCCAGCGTGGAACTGGTCTCCACGAAGAGCGACAAAGTGGACAAGCAGGACGTGATGAGTTTCAGGATAAACTGTTTATTTAAATAGGTTAAGATGCGGACGATATTGAACAACATAATCGCTATTTTCACGAACCTTAAGAAGAGCCCGAAGCAGATGATAATTGTGATATCCGCGGGCTGCGCCTTTGCGCTCTTATTGTATTTTAATTTTTTGCTGAAACCTCAGGTTATCAACATATCCGGCATTAGAAGCAATCTCGGTAAAGTCAGCGCGGATCTGAGGGCCGCAAAATCTGATATCGCCAAAATCAACAGCATGAGAAGCGCGGTCGAAGCATACAACAAGAAGCTGGACAAATATGAGAAGACGCTTCCCACGGAAGAGGGCATACCTGACCTGTTGGAAAGCCTTTCCGAGATGGCGAAGAGCTCTAATATGCGCATAGCCGGCATAGTGCCGGTCGATCAACAAAAAGGGGCCGGGTCCGGAAATCGTGTTTACAAAGAGATACCTATAATGATAACCGCCAAGGCCGGATATCATGGGGTGGGACGGTTTCTTTCCAGCCTGGAGAATTCCGACCGGTTTATGAAGGTGGTCGATATGCAGATAAAAGCCGATCCGGCTTCGCCGAAGAAGCACGATGTGGAACTGCTGGTGGTTACATATGTTTTGCTGGGGGGCCGATGAAATTCCATTTCGGGAAACAGGCGCACCTTATCTTTTTTTCGCTGGCAGCTATGGTTATTTTTATATTGCCCTGCGCCGGTGACGACTATAAATATGATTCTCACGGTAAGCGCGACCCTTTCGTGCCCCTGGTGAGCATAGACAGGCCCGCGGTGTCGAGATTAGAGGATGTGACATCGGTCGCGGATGTGAAACTGGAAGGCGTGGCCAGCACCCCTCGGGGAAAAATAGCCGCGATATTGAACGGTGAGATCGTGAAGGAAGGCGACAAGTTCGGGGATATAGAAATCAAAAAAATCACAAAAAAGACCGTCACGATAATAATGGGCGGTAAAAATTATAATATCGATTTAGCCGAAGAGGGGGGAACAAAGAGTGGGTTATAAAAGAGCCGCAAGGCTATCAAGAAAGCTCCTGATCATGGTATTGGTGATTATATTTATCGCACCGCCTTTAGCTCTTATCCAGGCGTTTGCCGAAGAAGGGAAAGCGGAGACGCTTCCTGAGAAGCCTGCGTCTGCGGTCAGCGTCCCGGCAGAGAAAGCTCAGGATGTTTCCGCGCAACCTGTTGCTAAATCCGGAGTGGCCCCGGCCCTGCCAGAGCCGCCGGCGCAGGAAGAAGCTAAGCCTGTGGAGGTCCTTCCGGTCGAGCCCGGCAACGTCACTGTCAATTTTAAGGGCGCTGAGATAAAAACGGTCCTGGCCTATATATCGGAAGTGGCAGGCGTCGATATAGTGTCGGCTCCCGATGTTAAAGGTATTATAGATCTTAGGCTGACCAATAAGCCATGGAAGGCGGCGCTCGATATCATCGTAAGAAATTATGGATTCGCTTACGAGAGGGAAGGTGACATCATAAGGGTCGTGACGCTTGATAAGTTGAAACAGGAAGAGCTTACGACCCAGGCTTTTAGCCTTAACTACTCAAAATCGAAGGAAGTCGTCGCGGCGCTAAAGAATATAGTAGGTGAGAGGGGCAATATAGTGTTTGACGATAGGACCAATACTGTTATAGTCACGGATATCCCCACTAACATATACAGGATAGGCCAGATAATCGGAAGGCTCGATAAGAGGACGGAGCAGGTTCTTATAGAGGCGAGGATAATAGAGACGGTGCTGGGTAATGACGAGAAGCTGGGGATAGACTGGACCGCAAAGATGACAGTCAGCGGCGCTAGTCGTCCGACTACAATGCCGTTCAATTTCTTTAATAACGATGACTGGAAATTTTTAGATAAAATGATCCCTTGGGACCAGACAAATGCACCAACGGTTATCGCATTACCGGGTACGCAAGGTACACAGACTGTAACGCCTGCGAATTTCCCTGTATCTAATGCTGGTATCAATGTGAAATCATTTCCTCTTGCGCTCGCTGACAGTTTCAGTTTTGGGACGCTAGATTTCAGCCAGTTTAAAGCGGTATTGGAGTTATTGAAATCGCGGGCCGACACAGATACCATATCAAATCCGCGCATAGCCACTCTTAATAATAATAAAGCTACTATAAATGTTGGCGAAATTATCTACATTCCTAAGTTTGAAAGAAACTCCACAACCGGAAAGATGGAGATCACCGGATATGACCAGACAAATTCCGGCATTGTGCTGGATGTCACTCCTCATATTAACGATGTCGGCGAGATAGCGCTGGATCTGGTTCCCCAGATAAAAGAATACCTGGGGACTTCGCCCATAGCTCCGGGCAGTGATATATTCGCGCCATTATTCAGGACCAGAGAAGCAAAGACGCAGGTGATGGTGAAAAACAGCCAGACAATATTTATCGGCGGCCTGATAAGCGAGAAAGAAGTTGATAAGCGCACTAAGCTGCCGTTCATCGGGGACATGCTTGGCGATGTTCCGTATCTGGGGCTCCTGGTCTCCCATAAAGACATAGTTAAGCAGAGGGTGGAGTTGATATTTTTCATCACAGTTAATATAATGTCTCCCGGAACTGCGATAGAAGGTGCGCCGTTAGCCAGTAAAGCGTATGTGCCCGTATTTACCGATACCCAGCGTGGTAACACAGCCGCCGATAAGAAGAGATTGAAAAAAACATATTAATCCCGAAAACGTAAATTATAAGTTAAGAGCGGTATTTTCCAAGACCGGCGATATGCGTTTCATATCGCACCTGGATCTTATGAGGCTTTTCCATAGGGCATTGCGCAGGGCAGGCCTGCCGGCTGTCATAACCAAAGGATTCAGTCCTCATATAAAAATGAGCGTAATGAAGGCTCTGAAGCTGGGCGTGGAGAGCGCCTCCGAAGAGGCCGTATTTTACATGACCGAGAAGCTCCCGCCTCAGAGTTTTGTGGATGCAATTAACGCTAAATTACCCGACGGAGTAAAAGTAGTGAGCGCTAGAGGAGATGACTTGAATGCATAAAGAGATATTTATAAATGTTACTCAACACGAAAAAAGGATAGCTGTCCTTGAGAATAAGCGTATCGAAGAGTTTTACACGGAGCGTCTCGACGATGTGAACCTCGTAGGAAATATTTATAAGGGCAGGGTCGAATCCGTATTGCCGGGTATGGGCGCGGCATTTGTCGACATCGGTTTAGAGAAGAACGGTTTTCTGTATGTAACGGATGTAGTGCCCGGCATGGGGAGCTATGAGAAGCTTCTGGAAGAGGGCGTGGGAGAGGAAGACGTTAAGAAGGCCGAGAGACAGAAGAAACTTCCGCCGATAAACCAGCTGTTGAAAAAAGGCGACGAGGTGCTTACCCAGATAGTGAAGGAACCCATAAGCACAAAAGGCGCGCGCCTGACGACCCATATAAGCATACCGGGCAGGTTCCTGGTCCTTATGCCATTCGACAACCATATAGGCCTTTCGAAGCGGATCGAATCGCGGGAAGAGCGCGACAGGATAAGGGCCATCATCGAAAATTTGAAGCTGCCTAAGGATCTCGGTTTCATCGTGAGGACAGCCGCGCAAGGGGCGAGCGATAAAGATTTCTTCAGGGAGTCCAGGTATCTTATCAATCTCTGGAACAATATAAAGTCTAAGACAAGAAAGGCGAAAGCTCCCGCCCTCATACATCCCGAATATGACCTGATATTGAGAGTTGCCAGGGACATATTTACAAGCGATGTGGGCAGGCTGGAGGTGGATTCAAAAGACGATTTCAGAAGGATCTCGCGCTTTTTAAATATACTGGCGCCTCACTTAAAGTCCAGGTTGAAGCTTTATCAGGACAAGGAGCCTATATTCGAGAAGTTCGAGATAGAGAAACAGATCGAGAAGATATACGATAGGATCGTGCAATTAAAGAGCGGCGGCTATCTCATATTCGAGCAGACGGAGAGCCTTGTCGCGATAGATGTTAACTCGGGTAAATTCATCGGCAGGAAGAACCTGGAAGACACGGCATTCAAGACCAATATAGAGGCTGCGGAGGAGGTGCCACGGCAGTTGAAGCTGAGGGACCTCGGAGGCATAATAATAATCGATTTCATAGATATGGATTATGCCGACCACAGAAAGTCAGTATTCAAGACGCTTGAAAGGCGCCTTGAGGATGATAAGGCCAAGACGAATATTCTGAACATTTCAAGCATAGGGCTTGTTGAGATGACGCGCCAGAGGGTGCGCGAGTCGATCGAGTCGAAGAGCTATCAGAAATGCCCGTATTGCAACGGCCGCGGCATCGTGAAGTCGATATCGACTATATCTATCGAGCTCATCAGGAAACTCGAGTATGTGCTGCAGAATACAAGGTCGAGGGAGCTGTTCGTTTCGATGCATCCGGAAGTGGCATATTATGTCTCAAGCCCTGAAAAAAATATGGTAAAATCACTAGAAAGGCGCTTCAGGAAGAGTATAAGGATAATAGAAGACCCCAATATCCATATCGAAGAGATAAAGATAGAGCAACGGAACGCTTGACCGATGCTTGATATTATGCTATATTATCCGGTCTGTAACCCTTATAATCAACTACAAAAGATCCGGAGGTATTAAATGTTCGCTGTAATCAGTGCTGGCGGTAAGCAGTATAAAGTAACGAAGAATGACGTTTTCTCCGTGGAGAGAATGGATGTGAAGGCCGGCGAAGAGATCAAACTTGATAAGGTGCTTCTGTCCAAAGAGGGGAACTCCACTCATATAGGCAATCCTTATCTTAAGGGTTCGCATGTGGTATGCGAGGTCCTGCGCCAGGAGAGAGAAGCCAAGGTAATAGCTTATAAATATAAGAAACGAAAGAGCGAGAAGAAGAAGATAGGCCACAGGCGCGATGTCACAGTGCTCAAAGTGAAAGAAATCGAGATAGCGAAAGGCGACAAATAATGGCACACATGGTAAATGGCCGCGACGGTCAACCTAAGACCCGAAGCGTAAAAAAATATAAAGGCGAGGTCGTTAAGGCCGGTAATATAATCGTAAGGCAGAAGGGCCGGCGTTTCAGGCCCGGAGCCAATGTAGGGATAGGCAGGGACGATACGCTCTTCGCGCTGGTTTCCGGCGTGGTGAATTTCAAGCCCAATAAAGTAGTAAGCGTAATTCCTAACGAGAAATAATGTTCATAGATGAGGCTAGGATATATGTCAAGGCCGGTAACGGCGGTGACGGCTGCAGCAGCCTCTATAAGGATATATTCAATAGAATAGGCAAACCCGACGGCGGCTTCGGCGGAGCAGGCGGGGACGTCGTCTTCGTCGTAGATCAGAATGTCCAGACCCTTCTGGACTTTCAATACAGGCAGCATCACGAAGCGGAGCGCGGATACCACGGCAGCTCTAACCACAAAAAAGGCGCGCGGGGCAAGGACCTCATAATAAAAGTTCCTCCGGGCACCCTCATCAAGGACTCCGACAGCGGCCTCGTCATACGCGATCTCACAATTATAGGCGATAAAGTAATAGTGGCAAAAGGCGGCGCCGGCGGCAGGGGAAATTCCCGTAACCACGATGCGACAAAGGGAATTCCGGGTGAGGCCAAGACCGTGCTGCTCGAATTGAAGCTGATAGCGGATGCCGGGATAATAGGTTACCCCAATGCCGGAAAATCCACGCTTATCTCCAGGATATCGAGCGCGCATCCCAAGATAGCAGGTTACCCGTTCACGACCAAGGAGCCCGTCCTGGGTGTGGTCAAGATCCATGAAGGGACCTCTTTCGTGGTCGCCGAGATACCCGGACTGATAGAGGGCGCGCATGAAGGCAGGGGCTTGGGTGACAAATTCCTCAGGCATATCGAGAGGACCAGGATCCTTATACATATGGTCGATATTTCGGCCTTCGAAGGCCGGGATCCTGTGCAGGATTACAGGAAATTAAATTACGAACTCAAGTCTTACAGTAAAGAGCTTTCGAAGAAGTTTCAGTTCATAGCATTGAACAAGATAGACAATCCCGATGCTGAGATTCATTTAAAGAAGTTCAGGAAGGCTTATCCGAAAAAGAAAGTTTACCCGATATCCGCGATCACGGGAAAAGGGGTGAAGGAGCTTCTGGGAGCTGCATATAAAAAAGCGATGAGCGTGAAGTGCGCCGCGAAAGAATAAGACGATGAGAATAGTAATAAAGATAGGGACCAAGGTCATAACGTCCAAGGACAGGGCTCTCGATAAAGAGCGCGTAAAGGATATGGTGTCTCAGATATCCGCTATACGTAAAAAAGGTATAGACGTGCTTATAGTGACGAGCGGCGCGATAGGTGCGGGAATGTGGCTCCTCGGTATCAAGAAGAGGCCGGCCGATCTTTCGGAACTGCAGGCCGTAGCCGCGATAGGGCAGAATTATCTGATGAAACTCTACGGTGAATATTTCAAGGCGCACGGTTCCCTCACAGGCCAGATACTGCTGACGCAGGACGATTTCAATGACAGGAAAAGATATCTCAATATCAAACATACTATAGGCGCGCTTTTGAAATACAACGCGGTACCGATAATAAACGAGAACGATACAGTAGCCACCGAAGAGATAAAATGCGGCGACAATGATCGTTTATCAAGCCTTGTAGCGGATATCGCAGGGTGCGATAAACTCATCCTTCTTACCGACGTGGATGGCCTATTGGACGAGCATGGCTCTGTCATAGGCATGGTCGGCGAGGTGAATCAGAAGATACTGAAACTTGGCGGAAGGAGCGTTTGCGACCTGGGGACGGGCGGGATGGCGACTAAGCTTCAGTCCGCCAGGGCTGCCCAAAAAGCCGGCATCGAATGCATCATAGCTAACGGTAAGGCCAAGGACATACTTTCCAGGTTAGTTCTGGATGGTGATAGAGTCGGCACCAGGATCCTCAGCGCAAATAAAAAGTTCGACGCTAAGAAGCGCTGGATAGCTTACTCATCCATGTCCAGGGGGGCGATCAGGATCGATGACGGCGCCAGGACGGCGCTTATTCATCGCAATAAGAGTTTGCTGGCCTCCGGCATAGTCGAAGTCAGCGGCGATTTTGTGTCGGGCGACGTTATCAGCATATCGGATAAGGATGGGCATGAGTTCGCGAAGGGTCTTTCTAATTATTCGGCCGATGAGGTGGAGAAACTGAAAGGATTGAAATCCGTCGATTTCAAAAACGTGCTGGGATATAAAGCTAAGGACGAGATCGTCCATAAAGACAATCTGGTGATACTATGATGTCCGCATATAATATAAAAAAAATATGCAGCGAAGTGAAGTCCGCATCGAGAGAGCTTGCTGTTACCGGTACGGAGGCCAAGAATAAGGCCCTCATCGCGATGAGTAAGGCCCTGACGATAAGAGCTCCCTATATCATCAGGGAAAACAAAAAAGATCTTTCAACAGCCGTGCGAAAAGGGTTGTCGCCGGCGCTTATAGACCGGCTGCGGCTCACCGAATCAAGGATAGCCGGCATGGCGAAATCCCTGTCCGCGATCGCCCGGCTGAAAGACCCCATCGGCGAGGTCACCGAGACCAGGGGAAGGCCCAATGGTTTACTGATAAAAAAGATCAGGGTTCCTATTGGCGTGATACTGATAATCTACGAGGCGCGGCCCAACGTCACGAGCGACTGTATAGGGCTCTGTCTTAAATCTTCCAATGCTGTTATCTTGCGGGGCGGAAGCGAGGCGGTTAATTCCAATATAGCGATATTCAATGTCCTGAACGAAGTCGCGGTAGATGCCGGGTTACCGGACCATTCGATCGCGATAATTAAAGACACCGACAGGCGGGTCGTGGACGAGCTTCTTATACAAGAGGGCCTTATAGACCTTGTTATACCCAGAGGCGGCGAATCGCTTATACGCGAGGTCACCAGGAAGTCGAGGATACCCGTTATAAAACATTATAAGGGTGTCTGCCATACCTATGTCGATTCCGACGCGGACCTGAAGATGGCGGAAGATATCTGTTTTAATGCGAAAG containing:
- the pilM gene encoding type IV pilus assembly protein PilM; translation: MAGFNLQLKRPGKIRSITALDIGSHSIKMIEISVGAERPSLVSFGIKKIQGLSSGSVADAVRTLSEDLKIAGRDLNISLAGSSIVARVISMPDMGDEDLKNAIRFETEKFIPFDINECTLDFHIQGKSAREKNNLDILLAAAKKDYVLAKIKIVEDAGFSVNVVDVDSFALTNAFLKNFTSIEPAKTIALINVGAVYTNLVILRGGVISFVRDLAIGVNDFCQTISKKCGVNLELSDWSKGVSAEKSAEVALSAKSALAGLVDEIKLSFGYHENQSGRGIDEIHISGGGAGFIGLEEAFNDTFGSKPARWNPFQFLNIDPSIVNADEIAGTNGSFAVCAGLALRGGL
- the pilO gene encoding type 4a pilus biogenesis protein PilO, which gives rise to MRTILNNIIAIFTNLKKSPKQMIIVISAGCAFALLLYFNFLLKPQVINISGIRSNLGKVSADLRAAKSDIAKINSMRSAVEAYNKKLDKYEKTLPTEEGIPDLLESLSEMAKSSNMRIAGIVPVDQQKGAGSGNRVYKEIPIMITAKAGYHGVGRFLSSLENSDRFMKVVDMQIKADPASPKKHDVELLVVTYVLLGGR
- a CDS encoding secretin and TonB N-terminal domain-containing protein, with the translated sequence MGYKRAARLSRKLLIMVLVIIFIAPPLALIQAFAEEGKAETLPEKPASAVSVPAEKAQDVSAQPVAKSGVAPALPEPPAQEEAKPVEVLPVEPGNVTVNFKGAEIKTVLAYISEVAGVDIVSAPDVKGIIDLRLTNKPWKAALDIIVRNYGFAYEREGDIIRVVTLDKLKQEELTTQAFSLNYSKSKEVVAALKNIVGERGNIVFDDRTNTVIVTDIPTNIYRIGQIIGRLDKRTEQVLIEARIIETVLGNDEKLGIDWTAKMTVSGASRPTTMPFNFFNNDDWKFLDKMIPWDQTNAPTVIALPGTQGTQTVTPANFPVSNAGINVKSFPLALADSFSFGTLDFSQFKAVLELLKSRADTDTISNPRIATLNNNKATINVGEIIYIPKFERNSTTGKMEITGYDQTNSGIVLDVTPHINDVGEIALDLVPQIKEYLGTSPIAPGSDIFAPLFRTREAKTQVMVKNSQTIFIGGLISEKEVDKRTKLPFIGDMLGDVPYLGLLVSHKDIVKQRVELIFFITVNIMSPGTAIEGAPLASKAYVPVFTDTQRGNTAADKKRLKKTY
- a CDS encoding TIGR03936 family radical SAM-associated protein; the protein is MNPENVNYKLRAVFSKTGDMRFISHLDLMRLFHRALRRAGLPAVITKGFSPHIKMSVMKALKLGVESASEEAVFYMTEKLPPQSFVDAINAKLPDGVKVVSARGDDLNA
- a CDS encoding Rne/Rng family ribonuclease produces the protein MHKEIFINVTQHEKRIAVLENKRIEEFYTERLDDVNLVGNIYKGRVESVLPGMGAAFVDIGLEKNGFLYVTDVVPGMGSYEKLLEEGVGEEDVKKAERQKKLPPINQLLKKGDEVLTQIVKEPISTKGARLTTHISIPGRFLVLMPFDNHIGLSKRIESREERDRIRAIIENLKLPKDLGFIVRTAAQGASDKDFFRESRYLINLWNNIKSKTRKAKAPALIHPEYDLILRVARDIFTSDVGRLEVDSKDDFRRISRFLNILAPHLKSRLKLYQDKEPIFEKFEIEKQIEKIYDRIVQLKSGGYLIFEQTESLVAIDVNSGKFIGRKNLEDTAFKTNIEAAEEVPRQLKLRDLGGIIIIDFIDMDYADHRKSVFKTLERRLEDDKAKTNILNISSIGLVEMTRQRVRESIESKSYQKCPYCNGRGIVKSISTISIELIRKLEYVLQNTRSRELFVSMHPEVAYYVSSPEKNMVKSLERRFRKSIRIIEDPNIHIEEIKIEQRNA
- the rplU gene encoding 50S ribosomal protein L21, which gives rise to MFAVISAGGKQYKVTKNDVFSVERMDVKAGEEIKLDKVLLSKEGNSTHIGNPYLKGSHVVCEVLRQEREAKVIAYKYKKRKSEKKKIGHRRDVTVLKVKEIEIAKGDK
- a CDS encoding 50S ribosomal protein L27, which produces MAHMVNGRDGQPKTRSVKKYKGEVVKAGNIIVRQKGRRFRPGANVGIGRDDTLFALVSGVVNFKPNKVVSVIPNEK
- the obgE gene encoding GTPase ObgE; this encodes MFIDEARIYVKAGNGGDGCSSLYKDIFNRIGKPDGGFGGAGGDVVFVVDQNVQTLLDFQYRQHHEAERGYHGSSNHKKGARGKDLIIKVPPGTLIKDSDSGLVIRDLTIIGDKVIVAKGGAGGRGNSRNHDATKGIPGEAKTVLLELKLIADAGIIGYPNAGKSTLISRISSAHPKIAGYPFTTKEPVLGVVKIHEGTSFVVAEIPGLIEGAHEGRGLGDKFLRHIERTRILIHMVDISAFEGRDPVQDYRKLNYELKSYSKELSKKFQFIALNKIDNPDAEIHLKKFRKAYPKKKVYPISAITGKGVKELLGAAYKKAMSVKCAAKE
- the proB gene encoding glutamate 5-kinase gives rise to the protein MRIVIKIGTKVITSKDRALDKERVKDMVSQISAIRKKGIDVLIVTSGAIGAGMWLLGIKKRPADLSELQAVAAIGQNYLMKLYGEYFKAHGSLTGQILLTQDDFNDRKRYLNIKHTIGALLKYNAVPIINENDTVATEEIKCGDNDRLSSLVADIAGCDKLILLTDVDGLLDEHGSVIGMVGEVNQKILKLGGRSVCDLGTGGMATKLQSARAAQKAGIECIIANGKAKDILSRLVLDGDRVGTRILSANKKFDAKKRWIAYSSMSRGAIRIDDGARTALIHRNKSLLASGIVEVSGDFVSGDVISISDKDGHEFAKGLSNYSADEVEKLKGLKSVDFKNVLGYKAKDEIVHKDNLVIL
- a CDS encoding glutamate-5-semialdehyde dehydrogenase, encoding MMSAYNIKKICSEVKSASRELAVTGTEAKNKALIAMSKALTIRAPYIIRENKKDLSTAVRKGLSPALIDRLRLTESRIAGMAKSLSAIARLKDPIGEVTETRGRPNGLLIKKIRVPIGVILIIYEARPNVTSDCIGLCLKSSNAVILRGGSEAVNSNIAIFNVLNEVAVDAGLPDHSIAIIKDTDRRVVDELLIQEGLIDLVIPRGGESLIREVTRKSRIPVIKHYKGVCHTYVDSDADLKMAEDICFNAKVQRPGVCNAMETMLVHRKVAKKFLLPMIKRFIAAGVEIRGCPETRRIVPGLKRAAEKDWYTEYLDLVLSVKVVKDVDEAIAHIMKYGSYHSDAIVTENKKNAGKFLSEVDSACVYLNASTRFTDGGEFGKGAEMGISTDKLHARGPMGLEELASYKYVVFGTGQIRK